Proteins from one Thermoproteales archaeon genomic window:
- a CDS encoding N-glycosylase/DNA lyase: protein MALLNKERIYPIAKAIAKNLDFIDLLEKRDFQYAAVKKILLLTNDLVDAAYVIVGTASVSYMLSMKGEKHWLLLVDYAKKMPGHSATAILWKFVEESPSLTRFRSDKLKRIRKLQENYSIFRQEFDTFVKDFNSLRKYLASIYRAGVDDKTIVFAVKMFYYVLKAYNIKARIPLDIPIPVDHRISLVSLTSGLIEAPVEDYSKYANVLRTKYSKLVRSAWGEVSRQSQIPALRIDSPLWIIGGIIENSSYNYSRLLTELEKFIRVKPKPSWIELIDELVYKLYQ, encoded by the coding sequence GTGGCTTTGCTAAATAAAGAAAGAATATATCCCATCGCAAAAGCCATCGCAAAAAATTTAGACTTTATTGATTTACTCGAAAAAAGAGATTTCCAGTACGCCGCGGTGAAAAAGATACTTCTTCTCACCAATGATTTAGTGGATGCAGCTTATGTAATAGTTGGCACTGCCTCCGTTAGCTATATGTTAAGCATGAAAGGCGAGAAGCATTGGTTGCTATTGGTCGACTACGCGAAGAAAATGCCGGGCCACAGCGCTACTGCTATTCTTTGGAAATTCGTTGAAGAAAGCCCTAGCTTGACAAGATTTAGATCTGACAAGCTGAAAAGAATCAGGAAATTACAAGAAAACTATAGCATTTTCAGGCAGGAATTTGATACGTTTGTTAAAGATTTTAACAGTTTGAGAAAATACCTGGCATCAATATATAGGGCCGGAGTCGACGATAAAACAATAGTTTTCGCCGTGAAAATGTTTTATTACGTTTTAAAAGCTTACAATATTAAAGCGCGTATACCCCTAGATATTCCCATACCTGTAGATCACAGAATATCCCTAGTATCTTTAACTAGCGGATTGATCGAAGCTCCAGTAGAAGATTATTCTAAATACGCAAACGTGCTGAGAACTAAATATTCCAAGCTTGTAAGATCCGCATGGGGAGAAGTGAGCAGGCAATCTCAAATTCCAGCTCTAAGGATAGATTCTCCGCTATGGATAATAGGCGGCATTATTGAAAACTCATCATACAACTATAGTAGACTGCTAACAGAACTTGAAAAATTTATTCGTGTAAAACC
- a CDS encoding DUF72 domain-containing protein, giving the protein MRVYVGCCGFAKGMKTYFSQYDTIEIQKTFYKLQRASTIEKWRSLAPENFIFNIKVFQGITHDVKSPTWKRSSIENYKSLSGKVGYLRPTNEVFEYWEKMLEYARILKARVLVIQLPASFKDSVENWNNASRFFGNISRENFLIGIELRGWNSESVGKFCRRFELIDVCDLFIREPLNIVDGVAYFRLHGRYEGSRINYKYRYTSQELEQLLTKIFKLEKRGVEEIYVMFNNVYMADNALELKALLKSRYGL; this is encoded by the coding sequence ATGAGGGTTTACGTAGGATGCTGTGGCTTTGCAAAAGGTATGAAAACCTACTTTAGCCAATACGATACTATAGAAATTCAAAAAACATTCTACAAACTGCAGAGAGCTTCCACAATCGAAAAATGGAGGTCGCTAGCGCCTGAAAATTTCATTTTCAACATAAAGGTATTTCAGGGAATAACTCACGATGTGAAAAGCCCAACATGGAAGCGAAGCAGTATAGAAAATTACAAAAGTTTATCTGGTAAGGTGGGTTACCTAAGGCCGACAAACGAGGTTTTTGAATATTGGGAGAAAATGCTAGAATATGCGCGAATTTTAAAAGCTAGAGTATTGGTTATACAGCTACCTGCAAGCTTCAAGGATTCTGTCGAAAACTGGAATAATGCAAGTAGGTTTTTCGGAAATATAAGCAGAGAGAATTTTCTGATAGGTATAGAGCTTCGCGGGTGGAATAGCGAAAGCGTGGGGAAATTCTGTAGAAGATTCGAGCTTATCGACGTCTGCGATTTATTCATAAGAGAACCTTTAAACATTGTAGATGGCGTGGCTTATTTCCGTCTCCACGGCAGATATGAAGGATCGAGGATCAATTACAAATACAGGTATACAAGCCAAGAACTGGAGCAATTATTAACCAAAATCTTTAAGCTTGAAAAAAGGGGTGTTGAAGAAATATACGTTATGTTCAACAACGTTTATATGGCTGATAACGCTTTGGAGCTGAAAGCTCTTTTGAAGAGCCGTTACGGCTTGTAA